The sequence GCTGAACACTACACTACAAAGTTTAATTCATACTTTTCACATGTTCACATAAAAACACGATTATTTCGAGAAAATTATGTGTACTCACAATGCTAGCAAATAAAACGAGCCGCCATTTTTGTCCGATGTACAGTCAACACTGCTTCGTTCAAAAATCCAACGCGAACTCAATAATAAAGGTCAATGTACGCACAATCTTATTATACAGCACACACTAATGTGAAGTTGCTGCTGTAGAGTATAACAAAAATGAATACAAACATGCATAGATTCATACACATACGTAGTCTTTGGAGCTCTATTGTTCACGTCTTACCGACTCAcaattaacttattattttatgttgtgTATTTTAGCTTTCTAATTTAAGagattaatatattgttatatctTCAACTATAATTTgtggtaacaataaatatgacGTCAAGGAACAAACGGAGAGGGTTTCATATGCTGTGGTGGTCAAAACTGTAATATACTGCAGCTGCATTTCTATTTTCTAGTATTACTTGTAGGGATGGGAATTTTTTAAGCTTGATCCGATTCGGTTGACATCTCGTTTTGACGACATTCACTTGGTCAATTGCAAATACAAAAGATggcataaaattataacagtTGAAAGTTCCCAGAAAATTATGCAACTAGATTTCTAGCTTTCTCACTGATTGGAGCATCAAGGTTGATCGGAGTATCGGACTGGGGTagacttgtgtcttcttggggttaaatctagtccaatttaaccccaagatgATACAAGTTTCCACGATTTCCGTGAAAAAAactccctttgtcgctactgcTCTCTTTGaagacactctccttaaagcctcagctaTCATCGGAATTCGGGgtgttgacatatcgaatgaTGTTCAGTTTCGTGGTTATTTAGAAGGGCTAAATTAGTCTCTaagaagcttggtgtgctcagcaatgtgagacggtacttcactccggacCATCGCTTGTAACTCTATAAAGCGCAATTAACCTatgaaatttaagtttttcattaaatttcacgttttataattgattgacgataattattattaaatatttaaaataatagaaaagttTAACTGCGTCGGTTCTCTTATAAGCAGTCAAGAAAGAAGCGAAAATAAACCTCCAATTAATAACCCAGATAGAGGGTAGAACAACgcaataattttgaaatgatGCCTGTCTAAGACATTTATGAAAAGAATATTTCATTGTAATCAAGGCAGTAATTGAAATAACGGTGGTGTTTCCGATTTTGCTTTAGAAATGGTTGCTAGAGGCGGATACTAAGTAATTTACGTTGTGTTCAAAGACCAAATCAAGATCCGATTCGAAAGGTTAGTCACCATTGTAATCAATTTTCGGATAATAACCATTTATccgaaaatttattacatcgtTCACCCCTATTATGATAACTTGCTATATAACGTACTTTACTTTACCTTTTCTAAATCAGAATCTGTGGTTATAACTCAGGAATCAGGCGACAAGGTGGccataccaggccataaactccaaaaaaaaaaaaaaaaatcaggcGACACTCGACAGTCGACAACTCGACAGACCGACAGGCGACagatgatattaaaaatactaaacgTTAACTCCtagtttattttgtaaattaacaGTTGTGGTTTGTGGCATTTATGACTGAAAATTGTAACATTCTATAATTGTAAAGGATAATATCAgtgtatgtaattaaaaagtaaaaattttgaaatatgaCTTCATAACTctgagttaaaaaaaaaaagttagcTAAACTAAATCATGATCACAGTTTGAGAAAACTCAAGTTGCTAGTAGTTCTtttgaattttcaaaatgGAATTAATCTATTCAATGAGACGTAAACATTTGAAATGTGAGCCACCTAATTTTGATGGGTAAGCCGTAaactaagttttaattttttttgtatgtataaataatattgtatatatatacaaaaatgtttaaataccTACAAATTGACATTGCGACAGTAAATGACagttctaaaaattaatatttctacaATTTCAGCACTACAGATCCAGAAGCAGTGCGTCCAATATGCACAATATCAGTGTGTAACATCATAGCGTTCACATCATTTACTGAGCTCTCAGATGTAGATGGAGACACCTGGGGAGGGCATGTGTATGTATGTGATATTGTCACACCATGGAATAGCTACAAAGTTACAAGTACTACACATCCTGTAAGTATATCTGACAAAAGACCCACATTGTTAAGgtataattgaaaaatgtaaCCAAAAAGTTTGCTTGCTGTTTAGGTATCTGCTCTTGAGTGGGATGGAGAAGGCAAGCATTTGCTAGTTGCTACTACTGTAGGagatgtatatgtatatgggCAAaaggattatttattaaatgaatggACTTGTTTGTATACAGGCAGTTTTCCAGGTaattctaatataaaatagtacaAAGTTTTGTGGTAATATTAATGAACAGACTGATTTgacgaaaatataatatagataaatgagtcaaatttttttattttattactttggtTTACAACTAATATTGTCAGTGGATTATGGAAGGAATTCACCTCTCGTGAGATGTTTCCTAATTAATGCAATCATTGTCGGTAAGAGACTAGTGCTAACCATGACTGCTGGAAAGCAGTCGAAATATTGACAGATTTAAACAGCTTTGTGATAAAGTGATGTGATGTTATATGATGCTAAAATTtacttagaaatatatattttttctttaatttgttcAGGTGAGAGGGTGATTAAGGCGATATTCTTCCACAATGGACGTAGAGTTGTGGTATCAGACAAAAAATCAGAGATATCTATGGCGGAGAGATTTCAATTATCGAGGAGCACTCCCACACTCAAAGGATTCGGGTAAATTTAATTAGCCAAAAGAATATTATGtcttatgtttttattgaattttataactGTTTGTATTGACGCGCCAGCGGAGCGGGCAGGGAAGGCGTGTGCGTAGTGACGGGGTCGGGACTGGTGGGAGCGGTTTCGGGTCGGTCGGCGCCGTCCGCCTCGGTGCCGCTTCGCCCCGCTAGGGATCGCGTCACCGCCGCTGCCCTTGCCCATAAAAGTCAGTATTGTTGGGGTATATTCAgctgtaacaaaaaaattgcactaaaatacattaaattggGGAAAGAGAAAAACAATTCACTATTGTTGTGATAGATAATCCAAAACTGTACATCGTATAAAGCTATAATTACTTTAGCAATCTTAATGATTAGTAATATCGGCAGACGGCAAGATCGTAGCGGCCGCCCTATGCGTGTGCGGCGGACGGGCGTCAGTGCGGGCAGGCGCCGTCACGGTGACCCTTCCTTTGGCTTTGCAGCTCACGCCGCTGCCCACGCTATATCTGCCGGAGGACACGCCGCAGCTGCCCGGTCAGTCTTTTTGggattttgattaattatatcataacgagaactttgattttattagtagACATGCTTATATGTTCGTTTAGTGTGCCTGAGTTGGAAGTTGTCAGAGGAAGTGGACAGTTTGTTCGTGGGCAGCACCACGGTGACCCTGTGGAAGCTCACGGAACGAGCGTATCCCGTGCACAAACTGTTGGCCAAAGgtgatgttaaaatattttatccagattatttcatatttaaattatatatttcgaGTCTCTCGTTCGTACCTCAcgttccaaaaataatttgttcgCTCTCCATCAGGTTCAGGCCAAGGGAGCACCACTCCGGGGGGAGGACCGAAGTCGGCTTCGGAGTGCTTCGCCACCCTCGTGAGTGCAATTTTGACACCTTCAATCTGTCTCTAACCGTATTGTCGACAGCATATATGTTACTTCGGCAGAGCTGGCAGGCGACGGGAGCGTGGCCGGTGGAGGGCGGCGAGGTGGCGGCGGGCGTGGCGTCCGGCGGGCCCCGGGCCGCCTCGCTGGCCGCCCTCGTCACGCCCAGGTCCCTGCATCTCATCGGAGACTCGCCCCACTACGTGAGCATTACGTAACTtacactttatattattattattataataataatatatacacttTACTAACGTAACTCTCGGTGTACGTGAAACTGAATCATCGATCTGTGCAGCTGTGCTCGCGGGCGGTGGTGACGAGCAGTGAGGTGTCTCCGCCGTCTTCGACTCCGCCCAAGAAGACAAAATACGGGTCTGGCCTTTTACCGGTTAGTGTGCGTATACATATATGATaactaaatgttaaatattgtataaaaacatCGACACGATCATGTCCAGAGCGGCGCGAGGTGCGCCCGCGCATGCGGCGTGAGCGTGTCGCGGTCGGGGTGTGCGGTCGTGGTCGTGGACACGCACTCGCAGCTCCATCTCTACAAGCACACGCCGGCGCACGAGCACGGTACTCGGATCcgtttatttctatttctgaAATGGACCTTCGCTCGGTTCGGTCAGATTGTCACGGTGTGACGTCATTTGCAGCCAGCCAAGCGGTCTCTCAGACGTGCGCGCTGCTGGAGTACGCCACGGTGAGCGGACACGACTGCGTGGACGCGCTGATAGGACTCAAGCCCGACGTCCTCGAGGCGCTCTACGAGAGGTGCACATCTCGTCGTCCGGTGTTAACGTTATTTGTCGTTTTGTATTTTCACAcgattttaaatgaaattgcaGACTGACGGAGAACTTCCAGCGACAGCCGACCGCGTTCCAGCAGCACTACTACTACGCCTGGATCCGCCTGAGGATGCTGCTGTGCAGGTACGCCCGGAGACGCCCCCGGAACGGTGAGATGAGACGAGCGACGATCGCGGTGGTAACGAGCGTGTTTCCCGGCAGCATGATCCCGAGCGGACAGGCGAGCGCGTCCAACCTGACGTCGGTGCTGATGAGCGGGGCCTCGAGCGCCGCCCTGGCGGGCGCCCTGCGCCCGCCCGCCCCCCGCCCGGACGACAAAGACTCGCCCTCGCACGCGCTGGCCGTCCTGGCCGGCCTCTTCGACGACCAGCCCGACCACGACAAGGTGCTCACGAGAGATTCGGTACTTCTGGGCGGTGGCCGTCGGACCGAATCGGAATAGGATTCAGCGATTGGCTCGTTCCCCTTTCCAGAACCTTTTGGCGCTCGAAGCCAAAGCCGAGGCGCTCGGGGAGACGGCTCTGTCGGCGCTGCAGCCGCTGCTGGCTCTGCGGCGTCCTCTCCGGCGGGCTCTGCACACGGCGCTCACGGCGCTGGCGGCGCTGCAGAACTCCACTTCCCATCACGGGTGAGATCGAATCCTCCGACACGACTATCGCGGAGCGCCCGGATGCTTTGGTTCAATTCATAAATCGTGACATCCGCAGTTACGAGGTGTGGGCCGACCCGGCGGCCCTGGGCGTCCTCCGCAAGCTGCTGGTGGTGTCCCGCTGCAGCGCCCGAAGCACCTGGGGCGGGGTAGAGGCCGGAGTCGGTCTGCAGTCGGCCTTGGCGCGCCTCGCCGCTTCGCCCCACAACGTCAAACCGGACCTGCTGGGTACTCTCTTTAGACCCGCTCCGTCTACGAACACTCCCTGGAGCGAAGCGCGTGACGTGTGGGCGTCTGTTTCAGAGGAATGTCTGACCCTGTGCGTGCATAACTCGTCCCGGGTGTGGGACGTCTCGCCCCGTTGCGGAGTCGGCGCCCCCCATTCCAGGCCCCCGCCGTATCGCGTGAGTGCCACCCGTCCGTTGTCGTATTCTggtattcaaaaatatttcgatTGTAAACGAGTCGAAACCGTGAACAGTTGGAGTACGGCGTGGAGCCGGAATCCCTCCGGTACGTCCCGGAGCCGCCTCCTCACGCCGTTTCGGAGTTGACCCCCTCGTTCGAAATGGACGCCATAAGGTACCGTGTTCGGCTTTCATCTTTAGACCTCGGCCTTCCGCGTCTACAGGCGACGGCGTATTCACAGGTACATGTACTTGGGCGGCGGCGACAAAGGCGGCGGCAGATGGCGCGAGTGCGGGCGTTGCGGCGCGCGAGTCCTGTCCGCCTCTCTCTGCGCCAGACATCCGCTGCAGCGGGCCTACGACGGACGCTTCGTCGGCTCCTGCAGGTCGATATTCCTTCTCCTGATATAAATCATTTCATACTTCAGGCTATTCACGACCTCTTCATTGTTTCAGATGCGGAGGAAAGTGGAGTCTCGTGTCCAATTTCTAgaattaaactaataaatttaatgtacatAGAAAATCcacgtttcttttttatccTTTTTTATCTACTCGATCGGGACAAACACCGGCATATTAAATTGGTGCCATTCCTATAATATGTGGTCAACGACACCAATTTAAAAGAAGgaagaaatttaaactaaattcaaaaatcatttaatcatatggataacacattgtacacttaactcaaactcaaactcaaactagttttttaatcgccatgttttttttttgtttttttttacacaacgtttgtaaggagctgcaaccgtTAAACCATGTtctacatgacatcttaagtaattaataataataacataaattaaaaacagagttgtcctctatcagcaggc is a genomic window of Pieris napi chromosome 13, ilPieNapi1.2, whole genome shotgun sequence containing:
- the LOC125055441 gene encoding mediator of RNA polymerase II transcription subunit 16 isoform X2 is translated as MELIYSMRRKHLKCEPPNFDGTTDPEAVRPICTISVCNIIAFTSFTELSDVDGDTWGGHVYVCDIVTPWNSYKVTSTTHPVSALEWDGEGKHLLVATTVGDVYVYGQKDYLLNEWTCLYTGSFPGERVIKAIFFHNGRRVVVSDKKSEISMAERFQLSRSTPTLKGFGGAGREGVCVVTGSGLVGAVSGRSAPSASVPLRPARDRVTAAALAHKNGKIVAAALCVCGGRASVRAGAVTVTLPLALQLTPLPTLYLPEDTPQLPVCLSWKLSEEVDSLFVGSTTVTLWKLTERAYPVHKLLAKGSGQGSTTPGGGPKSASECFATLSWQATGAWPVEGGEVAAGVASGGPRAASLAALVTPRSLHLIGDSPHYLCSRAVVTSSEVSPPSSTPPKKTKYGSGLLPSGARCARACGVSVSRSGCAVVVVDTHSQLHLYKHTPAHEHASQAVSQTCALLEYATVSGHDCVDALIGLKPDVLEALYERLTENFQRQPTAFQQHYYYAWIRLRMLLCSMIPSGQASASNLTSVLMSGASSAALAGALRPPAPRPDDKDSPSHALAVLAGLFDDQPDHDKNLLALEAKAEALGETALSALQPLLALRRPLRRALHTALTALAALQNSTSHHGYEVWADPAALGVLRKLLVVSRCSARSTWGGVEAGVGLQSALARLAASPHNVKPDLLEECLTLCVHNSSRVWDVSPRCGVGAPHSRPPPYRLEYGVEPESLRYVPEPPPHAVSELTPSFEMDAIRYMYLGGGDKGGGRWRECGRCGARVLSASLCARHPLQRAYDGRFVGSCRCGGKWSLVSNF
- the LOC125055441 gene encoding mediator of RNA polymerase II transcription subunit 16 isoform X1, with the protein product MELIYSMRRKHLKCEPPNFDGTTDPEAVRPICTISVCNIIAFTSFTELSDVDGDTWGGHVYVCDIVTPWNSYKVTSTTHPVSALEWDGEGKHLLVATTVGDVYVYGQKDYLLNEWTCLYTGSFPGERVIKAIFFHNGRRVVVSDKKSEISMAERFQLSRSTPTLKGFGGAGREGVCVVTGSGLVGAVSGRSAPSASVPLRPARDRVTAAALAHKNGKIVAAALCVCGGRASVRAGAVTVTLPLALQLTPLPTLYLPEDTPQLPVCLSWKLSEEVDSLFVGSTTVTLWKLTERAYPVHKLLAKGSGQGSTTPGGGPKSASECFATLSWQATGAWPVEGGEVAAGVASGGPRAASLAALVTPRSLHLIGDSPHYLCSRAVVTSSEVSPPSSTPPKKTKYGSGLLPSGARCARACGVSVSRSGCAVVVVDTHSQLHLYKHTPAHEHASQAVSQTCALLEYATVSGHDCVDALIGLKPDVLEALYERLTENFQRQPTAFQQHYYYAWIRLRMLLCSMIPSGQASASNLTSVLMSGASSAALAGALRPPAPRPDDKDSPSHALAVLAGLFDDQPDHDKNLLALEAKAEALGETALSALQPLLALRRPLRRALHTALTALAALQNSTSHHGYEVWADPAALGVLRKLLVVSRCSARSTWGGVEAGVGLQSALARLAASPHNVKPDLLEECLTLCVHNSSRVWDVSPRCGVGAPHSRPPPYRLEYGVEPESLRYVPEPPPHAVSELTPSFEMDAIRYRVRLSSLDLGLPRLQATAYSQVHVLGRRRQRRRQMARVRALRRASPVRLSLRQTSAAAGLRRTLRRLLQMRRKVESRVQFLELN